Proteins from a single region of Sneathiella aquimaris:
- a CDS encoding penicillin acylase family protein: MKFFTTGLIALALLFILFAAGGYLYLRTSLPKTEGEIQIVGITHPVSILRDASGVPHIKGQNFQDVMFGLGFVHAQDRLWQMEMNRRTGAGRLSEVLGNATLETDKFLRTVGFYKAAKASYAKFDGQTKKLIRSYTKGVNAFLEQQTGALPPEFLILGVTPEKWTPIDSVVWTKMMAWDLGKNWSNEVGRLQLSNIMSLSEVNEFFPPYPGNKTVPLPDFKNEYQLANLELQKLLTAAPAILPTGAGSNNWVVSGDKTQSGRPLLANDPHLGLSAPSLWYFAHLEAPGLNAIGATLPGVPGIILGRNDRIAWGFTNTGPDTQDLYVEKINLENPRQYKTPDGWQEFTTRQEIIRIKDQPDVTISVRSTRHGPVLSDIYKAVIKDIPENHVLALAWTSLMETDGSMMASSRMMTAQNWEEFKKAIQLFTSPQQNMVYADIDGNIGYYAPANIPVRNKDNLAMGRLPVPGWLKKYDWEGFIPFEDLPQSYNPAKGFLYSANEKIVPDDYPHFITSDWAKPYRAKRIQERLEQEEKHTLQTFSDMHTDVRSLMALELIDIMLTTKPVDDLSRKALTALSIWDGRMTIDQNAPLIFNGWIRELNKAIYADELRDLFPRYWRHRPVFIRNVLLNVSGQSRWCDNRNTEKTETCNDVLQTSLALALEDLQKRYGNDLDHWEWGTAHFAHSDHLPFSKVTLLKNIFDISVPSAGGTYTINVGRNKYSDESQPFANTHAASLRAIYDLSNLNNSVYIHSTGQSGNIVSKYYSDMADEWAAVKYRKMSTDPADYTKNAIGTLILKP, from the coding sequence ATGAAATTTTTCACAACTGGACTTATTGCTCTCGCACTTTTGTTCATCTTGTTTGCTGCCGGTGGCTATCTTTATTTACGTACTTCTCTTCCGAAAACAGAGGGCGAGATACAGATCGTAGGTATAACCCACCCCGTCTCTATTCTTCGGGACGCATCCGGCGTGCCCCATATTAAAGGACAGAATTTCCAAGATGTCATGTTTGGACTGGGTTTTGTTCACGCGCAGGACCGGCTTTGGCAAATGGAAATGAACCGTCGAACCGGGGCGGGAAGATTATCAGAAGTTTTGGGAAATGCGACACTTGAGACTGACAAATTCCTTCGCACTGTTGGGTTTTATAAAGCCGCAAAAGCTTCTTATGCCAAATTTGACGGTCAGACAAAAAAGCTGATCAGAAGTTATACCAAAGGTGTGAATGCCTTCCTTGAGCAACAGACCGGTGCCCTTCCTCCAGAGTTTCTGATCCTTGGCGTGACACCTGAAAAATGGACCCCGATTGATTCAGTCGTGTGGACGAAAATGATGGCTTGGGATCTTGGTAAAAACTGGTCCAATGAGGTCGGTCGCCTTCAACTCTCCAACATTATGTCGTTATCAGAGGTCAACGAATTCTTCCCGCCCTACCCCGGTAATAAAACAGTGCCGCTGCCGGATTTCAAAAATGAATATCAACTGGCCAATCTGGAACTTCAAAAGCTCCTGACAGCAGCCCCCGCCATTCTGCCTACTGGCGCCGGTTCAAATAACTGGGTTGTCTCCGGTGACAAAACCCAAAGTGGCCGCCCCTTACTGGCAAATGACCCCCACCTGGGTTTGTCTGCGCCGTCCCTCTGGTATTTCGCCCATTTAGAAGCTCCGGGTCTCAATGCAATCGGTGCAACATTACCGGGCGTTCCTGGCATTATTCTAGGCCGAAACGACAGGATTGCCTGGGGCTTCACCAACACGGGACCTGATACGCAGGATTTGTATGTTGAAAAAATAAACCTGGAAAATCCACGTCAATACAAAACCCCTGATGGTTGGCAGGAGTTTACAACACGGCAGGAAATAATTCGGATCAAGGATCAGCCTGACGTAACGATTTCAGTCCGCTCAACCCGCCATGGGCCTGTTCTTTCAGACATATACAAGGCTGTCATAAAAGACATCCCTGAAAACCATGTTCTGGCATTAGCCTGGACGAGCCTGATGGAAACGGACGGGTCCATGATGGCATCAAGTAGAATGATGACCGCCCAAAATTGGGAAGAATTTAAAAAGGCCATTCAATTATTTACAAGTCCGCAACAGAATATGGTTTACGCCGATATTGATGGGAATATTGGATATTATGCGCCAGCAAATATTCCTGTTCGCAATAAAGATAATCTTGCGATGGGACGTCTGCCCGTACCGGGTTGGCTGAAAAAATATGACTGGGAGGGATTTATACCGTTTGAAGATTTGCCGCAAAGCTATAACCCGGCTAAAGGATTTCTGTATTCAGCGAATGAGAAAATTGTCCCCGACGACTATCCCCATTTTATAACGAGTGACTGGGCAAAACCCTATAGAGCCAAACGCATTCAAGAACGACTTGAGCAAGAAGAGAAACATACACTTCAAACCTTTTCAGATATGCACACTGACGTGAGGTCTTTAATGGCACTCGAACTCATTGATATTATGCTGACAACAAAACCCGTTGACGATCTGTCCCGCAAGGCTCTTACTGCGCTCAGCATCTGGGATGGGCGCATGACCATCGATCAAAACGCTCCTCTTATTTTCAACGGGTGGATCAGAGAACTAAACAAAGCAATTTATGCAGATGAGCTTCGGGATCTGTTCCCGCGTTATTGGCGTCATCGTCCCGTCTTCATCCGGAATGTGTTACTGAATGTAAGCGGCCAGTCCAGATGGTGCGATAACCGGAACACGGAAAAGACAGAAACCTGTAACGACGTTCTGCAAACCTCACTGGCATTGGCCTTGGAAGACTTGCAGAAACGGTATGGCAATGATCTGGATCATTGGGAATGGGGAACTGCACATTTTGCTCATAGTGACCACCTTCCTTTTTCCAAAGTTACCCTGCTGAAAAATATCTTCGACATCTCAGTTCCTTCGGCAGGCGGGACCTATACGATCAATGTAGGACGCAATAAATATTCTGACGAAAGTCAGCCCTTTGCGAATACCCATGCAGCTTCCTTACGGGCCATCTACGATTTATCCAACCTCAATAATTCCGTGTATATCCATTCTACCGGCCAGTCGGGGAATATCGTCTCAAAATATTATAGTGATATGGCGGACGAATGGGCGGCAGTAAAATACCGTAAAATGTCAACGGACCCCGCTGACTACACGAAGAATGCCATTGGTACGCTAATCTTGAAACCTTGA
- a CDS encoding NAD(P)-dependent oxidoreductase has protein sequence MSKKAAFIGLGVMGYPMAGYLQKAGYDVTVYNRTASKAEKWAAEYGGTFAVTPREAAMGADIVMACVGNDDDLRSVVLGEDGAFAGMANGTLFVDHTTASAEVATELAQIGKEAGIGFVDAPVSGGQAGAEKGVLTVMCGGEQSDFDRAAVAIDAYSQACMRMGEVGAGQLAKMVNQICIAGVVQGLSEGIHFAQKAGLDAEKVIEVISKGAAQSWQMENRYKSMIKGDFDFGFAVDWMRKDLGICLSTANQIGASLPNTAVVDQYYGDVQQMGGGRMDTSSLITRLRKLSD, from the coding sequence ATGAGTAAAAAAGCTGCCTTTATTGGCTTAGGTGTTATGGGCTATCCCATGGCAGGATATTTGCAAAAAGCCGGTTATGACGTGACTGTTTACAACCGTACAGCGTCGAAAGCGGAAAAATGGGCTGCGGAGTATGGTGGAACATTTGCAGTAACACCCCGTGAGGCGGCTATGGGCGCAGACATCGTTATGGCTTGTGTTGGCAACGATGATGACTTGCGCAGCGTTGTTCTGGGAGAAGATGGGGCATTTGCAGGTATGGCAAATGGCACTTTGTTCGTTGATCATACAACGGCCTCTGCGGAGGTTGCGACCGAACTGGCTCAGATCGGCAAGGAAGCGGGCATCGGATTTGTTGATGCCCCTGTATCCGGTGGACAAGCCGGTGCAGAAAAGGGTGTTTTGACGGTGATGTGCGGCGGGGAACAATCAGATTTCGACCGTGCTGCTGTTGCTATCGATGCGTATTCTCAAGCCTGTATGCGGATGGGAGAGGTTGGCGCTGGACAGCTTGCCAAGATGGTTAATCAGATTTGTATCGCGGGCGTGGTGCAGGGTCTGTCTGAAGGGATCCATTTTGCCCAAAAAGCAGGTCTGGATGCAGAAAAGGTTATTGAAGTCATTTCCAAAGGAGCCGCACAAAGCTGGCAGATGGAAAACCGTTATAAGTCAATGATCAAAGGGGATTTTGATTTCGGATTTGCCGTGGACTGGATGCGTAAAGACCTCGGCATTTGCCTCAGCACTGCGAACCAGATCGGCGCAAGTCTTCCAAATACAGCCGTCGTCGACCAATATTACGGGGACGTCCAGCAGATGGGAGGCGGGCGAATGGATACCTCCAGCCTTATCACACGCCTTCGTAAGCTGAGCGATTAA
- a CDS encoding CAP domain-containing protein has translation MDLDTELVKLINTFRETENIPSLKQDASLDAAAAKHAFFMQQNNTLSHVGENNSSFTDRLTAEGIQYLTAAENVALGKAEASEVLILWSESEPHRATLLDPTYSHVGVGLAISPIARNTAGLAFWSASFIQSVLPENKEKGPQPSSLSNSEEPARHPASPVAVSPVKPDPEIEQPAKN, from the coding sequence ATGGATTTGGATACGGAACTCGTCAAGTTAATCAATACATTTCGGGAAACGGAGAATATCCCGTCCCTTAAACAAGATGCAAGTTTAGATGCTGCCGCGGCCAAACATGCCTTTTTCATGCAGCAGAATAATACTCTGTCGCATGTTGGAGAGAATAACAGCAGCTTCACTGACCGGCTTACGGCTGAGGGTATCCAATATTTAACAGCCGCTGAAAACGTGGCCCTTGGCAAAGCAGAGGCATCAGAAGTCCTGATACTTTGGAGTGAGAGCGAACCCCACCGGGCAACTTTACTTGATCCCACATATTCTCATGTCGGGGTTGGTCTGGCGATATCGCCGATCGCGCGCAATACTGCTGGACTTGCTTTCTGGTCCGCGTCATTTATCCAATCGGTGCTGCCAGAAAACAAAGAAAAAGGTCCGCAACCTTCCTCTTTGTCAAATTCTGAAGAACCAGCGCGTCATCCGGCTTCCCCTGTCGCGGTATCACCTGTCAAACCTGATCCCGAAATCGAGCAGCCTGCAAAAAATTAA
- a CDS encoding trans-sulfuration enzyme family protein, with translation MRFSVNNKKTTLTVETILAQGLGWMDDANNGLIPGIFPGTTFEREADNSYPNGRVYTRDQNPNYDQPEAVLAALEAGEDALLFSSGMSAAVSVFQALKPGDHIVAPEVMYWALRNWLLTLGSEWGLKVTFVPNGDIDALKKAVIPGETVLLWMETPANPTWVVDDIAAWAEVAQSVGAFLAVDNTVATPLLCRPIDFGADIVMHSATKYLNGHSDVLAGALITKNQDGFWDRVKKVRNAGGAVLGPFEAWLLMRGMRTMSVRVRQACNNAMAIARALENHPDVEEVLYPGLESHPGHAISKKQMSGGFGGMMSVRVKGGESAAVKVAANLQLFKRATSLGGVESLVEHRASIEGEGTPCPADLLRLSIGIENSDDLIADLKQGLEAE, from the coding sequence ATGAGGTTTTCTGTGAATAATAAAAAAACAACCCTGACCGTAGAAACAATTTTGGCGCAAGGTCTGGGTTGGATGGATGACGCGAATAACGGTCTGATCCCTGGTATCTTTCCAGGAACAACATTCGAACGGGAAGCGGATAACAGCTATCCCAATGGCCGGGTGTATACACGTGACCAAAACCCGAATTATGATCAGCCTGAAGCTGTTCTTGCCGCGTTGGAAGCCGGCGAGGATGCGCTGTTGTTTTCATCCGGGATGTCGGCAGCTGTCAGTGTTTTTCAAGCCTTGAAACCCGGCGACCACATAGTGGCACCAGAGGTTATGTATTGGGCGTTGCGTAACTGGTTGCTGACACTGGGTAGCGAATGGGGATTAAAGGTAACGTTTGTGCCCAATGGTGACATCGATGCGTTAAAGAAGGCAGTTATTCCTGGTGAAACGGTTTTACTGTGGATGGAGACACCTGCAAATCCGACATGGGTTGTTGATGATATTGCCGCCTGGGCCGAGGTTGCGCAATCGGTTGGGGCTTTTCTAGCGGTCGACAATACAGTTGCCACACCGTTGTTATGCCGTCCGATCGACTTTGGTGCGGATATCGTTATGCATTCTGCAACCAAGTACTTAAATGGTCATTCAGATGTTCTGGCCGGGGCCCTGATTACTAAAAATCAGGACGGTTTCTGGGATCGTGTGAAAAAAGTAAGAAATGCAGGGGGCGCCGTCCTCGGACCGTTTGAGGCATGGCTTTTAATGCGCGGGATGCGGACAATGTCTGTTCGTGTTCGTCAGGCGTGCAACAACGCAATGGCGATTGCACGGGCGCTGGAAAATCACCCGGATGTTGAAGAAGTTCTTTATCCGGGTTTGGAAAGTCATCCGGGGCACGCTATTTCCAAAAAACAAATGTCAGGTGGTTTTGGCGGCATGATGAGTGTGCGTGTCAAGGGCGGGGAAAGTGCTGCTGTCAAAGTAGCTGCCAATCTTCAGCTATTCAAGCGCGCCACCTCGTTGGGCGGTGTGGAAAGCCTTGTAGAACATCGCGCCAGTATAGAGGGCGAAGGCACGCCGTGCCCTGCAGATCTTTTAAGACTTTCCATTGGCATTGAGAATTCAGATGATTTGATTGCCGATTTGAAACAGGGACTGGAGGCGGAATGA
- a CDS encoding SDR family oxidoreductase: MKGSIIITGASRGIGASLAVRAAAAGYEVCVNFHSNQGAADEVVQKITEAGGRAIAVQGDVAVEQDILSLFKTVDRELAPLTALVNNAGILETHASVTDMTFDRLQRVMTTNVTGSFLCAKEAVTRMALSKGGQGGGIVNISSVAARLGSPHEYVDYAASKGAIDAFTIGLAKEVAEDGIRVNAVRPGVIYTDIHKLGGEPDRVDRVKENVPMKRGGLPEEVAKAALWLLSEEASYSTGILLDVSGGR, translated from the coding sequence ATGAAGGGCTCTATCATCATCACAGGGGCTAGCCGCGGAATTGGGGCCAGTCTCGCTGTAAGGGCCGCGGCCGCTGGGTACGAAGTCTGTGTAAACTTTCACAGCAACCAAGGGGCCGCTGATGAAGTTGTTCAGAAGATAACAGAGGCTGGCGGACGGGCAATCGCTGTACAGGGTGATGTGGCGGTGGAGCAGGATATTCTATCCCTGTTCAAAACCGTTGATCGTGAACTCGCCCCGTTGACGGCTCTTGTCAATAATGCCGGTATTCTGGAAACCCATGCCAGCGTTACAGATATGACCTTTGATCGCTTGCAACGGGTGATGACAACGAATGTGACAGGTTCGTTTTTATGCGCCAAAGAAGCGGTGACACGCATGGCTTTGTCCAAAGGAGGACAGGGCGGCGGTATTGTGAATATATCCTCGGTAGCAGCGCGCCTTGGGTCACCTCATGAATATGTTGACTATGCCGCGTCTAAAGGTGCCATCGATGCGTTTACAATCGGTCTTGCAAAAGAAGTGGCGGAAGACGGTATTCGGGTCAATGCTGTCAGGCCCGGTGTGATTTATACGGATATTCATAAATTGGGCGGAGAGCCTGATCGCGTGGATCGCGTTAAAGAAAATGTGCCAATGAAACGCGGCGGGTTGCCTGAAGAGGTCGCAAAAGCGGCGTTATGGCTGTTGTCAGAAGAAGCCAGTTATTCGACTGGCATTCTTCTGGATGTCAGCGGGGGGCGCTAG
- the hemB gene encoding porphobilinogen synthase, whose product MTSFPAIRMRRNRKFDWSRRLVAENSITPNDLIWPVFVHEGKNLAVDIPSMPGVQRLSTDLLAKAAKEAYSLGIPVIALFPAVDPSLKSEDGEEAFNSDNIICRSIKAIKDAVPEMGVLCDVALDPFTTHGQDGLVENGYVMNDITIDALIKQTLNQVEAGCDIIAPSDMMDGRIAAIRRALETSGYTDTPIMAYSAKYASGFYGPFREAVGSTGNLGTGDKRTYQMDPANTDEAIREVALDIQEGADMVMVKPGMPYLDICRRVKDEFGVPTFAYQVSGEYAMIAGAIQNGWLDPDKVILEALLCFKRAGCDGILSYFSIEAAKKLQG is encoded by the coding sequence ATGACCTCATTCCCTGCAATACGGATGCGCCGGAATAGGAAATTCGACTGGTCTCGCAGATTAGTTGCAGAAAACAGTATCACACCAAACGATCTGATTTGGCCAGTGTTCGTTCACGAAGGCAAAAACCTTGCGGTTGATATTCCTTCCATGCCGGGTGTCCAGCGCTTGTCTACCGACTTGCTGGCAAAAGCCGCGAAGGAAGCCTACAGTCTTGGCATTCCCGTCATCGCGTTGTTTCCGGCGGTTGATCCGTCGTTAAAATCTGAGGACGGTGAGGAAGCCTTCAATTCTGACAACATTATTTGCCGGTCAATTAAAGCGATCAAGGATGCGGTCCCAGAAATGGGCGTTCTGTGTGATGTCGCGCTTGACCCTTTTACGACCCATGGTCAGGACGGTCTTGTTGAAAACGGATATGTCATGAACGACATAACGATCGACGCCCTGATCAAACAAACCCTTAATCAGGTGGAAGCAGGCTGCGACATCATTGCGCCTTCTGATATGATGGATGGCCGTATTGCAGCGATCCGCCGTGCTTTGGAAACGAGTGGCTACACGGATACACCGATCATGGCCTATTCTGCCAAATATGCCTCGGGTTTCTACGGTCCGTTCCGCGAGGCCGTCGGTTCAACGGGCAATCTTGGGACAGGGGATAAACGTACCTACCAGATGGATCCCGCCAATACAGATGAAGCAATCCGTGAGGTCGCCCTTGATATTCAGGAAGGCGCCGACATGGTTATGGTAAAACCGGGGATGCCATATCTTGATATTTGCCGTCGGGTAAAAGACGAGTTTGGGGTACCGACCTTTGCCTATCAGGTTTCTGGCGAATATGCGATGATCGCAGGTGCCATCCAGAACGGGTGGCTGGATCCAGACAAAGTCATTCTTGAAGCCCTGCTTTGTTTTAAACGGGCCGGTTGTGATGGTATTCTGAGCTACTTTTCAATTGAGGCCGCTAAAAAGTTGCAGGGGTAA